The Coffea arabica cultivar ET-39 chromosome 4e, Coffea Arabica ET-39 HiFi, whole genome shotgun sequence genome includes a window with the following:
- the LOC113741054 gene encoding transposon Ty3-I Gag-Pol polyprotein yields the protein MAWECPNKRNLHIGADFGDKENLEVEEDEGADYLTEIAQLNVDDLEEGEDDTSYLSVLRRLLSAPKSQKEDWRRTSIFQTLVCCGQETRKLIIDGGSSMNVVSESTVQRLNLPTKPYPEPYKVAWINSSSIPVTRRCLVSIKHGPYSDIIWCDVIPMTVSYILLGQLWLYDRDVDHNGKTNTYSFKFNDQQIVLKPMSAETMKKFHEKKPTKQEKSRVNEVIETRKKPFQILSKKQFERENKEQRVIMVLVFREAKISAVVNSEEVPPEIVKLLSDFFDVAPEDLPYGLPPMRDIQHAIDFIRDSQLPNLLAYRINPSESAELKRQVEELLDKGHIQVSLNPCAVPALLTPKKDGTWRMCVDSRTINKITIKYRFPIPRLDDMIDMMAGSTIYTKIDLRKGYYQIRIRPGDEWKTTFKTKDGLYEWLVMSFDLSNAPSAFMRFMTRVFQPFIGRFLVVYFDNILIYSKNKEVHINHLQQVMRVLRQEKLYINLKKCTFMAPSAEFLGFVISNKGTAADPGKMKAIVDWPVPTNLKEIRSFHGLASFYRRFIRGFSSIMAPITDCMKQGQFQWTKTTAKAFEELKKRMTEAPVLRLPDFSKVFEIACNASHVGIGGILSQEGHPIAYFSEKLNEEFVLYTDHEAFKYINSQKKLSHRHGKWVSFLQQYNFVIKHKAGVENKVADALSRVHLILTTMVVQVIGFDSVKQDYPHCKDFKVIYKDLMAGKQAEYAGFSIHDGYLFKGTLLCVPSTSLREELIWELHGGGTARHFGCDKTIAIVQDRSYWPSIRRDVGKTVARCRICQLAKGRKKNTGLYMPLPIPHEPWQDLSMDFVLGLPRILQGYDSILVVVDRFSKMAHFLLCAKTS from the exons ATGGCATGGGAGTGCCCGAACAAGAGAAACTTGCACATTGGCGCCGATTTCGGAGATAAGGAAAATCTAGAGGTTGAGGAAGATGAAGGTGCTGATTATTTGACTGAGATAGCACAACTTAATGTTGATGATTTGGAAGAGGGAGAAGATGACACGTCTTATCTCTCAGTGTTGAGGCGTCTCCTTAGTGCACCAAAGTCACAAAAGGAAGATTGGCGAAGAACTTCAATCTTTCAAACCTTAGTTTGCTGTGGACAAGAGACTAGAAAGCTAATTATTGATGGTGGCAGCAGCATGAATGTGGTTTCAGAGTCTACCGTACAACGGTTAAATTTGCCTACCAAGCCATATCCTGAACCTTACAAGGTTGCTTGGATCAACAGTAGCTCTATACCGGTAACGAGACGTTGCTTGGTGTCCATTAAACATGGACCTTACAGCGATATTATATGGTGTGACGTTATTCCAATGACCGTTTCCTACATACTTCTTGGTCAACTTTGGCTATATGACCGAGATGTGGATCATAATGGAAAGACGAACACTTACTCATTCAAGTTTAATGACCAGCAGATTGTCTTAAAGCCTATGAGTGCTGAAACTATGAAGAAGTTTCACGAAAAGAAACCAACCAAACAAGAGAAATCAAGAGTTAATGAAGTGATCGAGACAAGGAAGAAACCTTTTCAGATTTTGAGCAAGAAGCAATTTGAAAGGGAAAACAAGGAGCAAAGAGTTATTATGGTATTAGTCTTCAGAGAGGCGAAAATTTCAGCAGTTGTCAACTCTGAAGAAGTGCCTCCAGAAATTGTCAAGTTGCTGTCCGATTTTTTTGATGTAGCTCCCGAGGATTTGCCGTATGGACTACCACCTATGCGtgatatccaacatgcaatagATTTCATACGAGACTCTCAACTCCCTAACTTGCTGGCCTATCGCATAAACCCAAGTGAGTCTGCTGAACTTAAGAGACAAGTAGAGGAGCTCTTGGACAAAGGACATATTCAAGTCAGCCTAAATCCTTGTGCAGTGCCGGCTTTATTGACTCCAAAGAAAGACGGAACCTGGAGAATGTGTGTAGATAGCCGTACAATCAACAAGATAACAATCAAGTATAGGTTTCCCAtacctagacttgatgatatgatTGATATGATGGCTGGTTCAACTATCTACACTAAAATTGACTTGCGAAAGGGGTACTATCAAATCAGAATTCGTCCAGGTGATGAATGGAAAACAACCTTTAAGACAAAGGATGGTCTCTACGAGTGGCTAGTGATGTCATTTGACCTCTCTAATGCTCCCAGCGCCTTTATGAGATTCATGACACGGGTATTTCAGCCCTTTATTGGCCGTTTTTTGGTTGTCTATTTCGATAATATCTTAATTTACAGCAAGAACAAAGAGGTGCACATTAACCATCTTCAACAAGTAATGAGAGTTCTTCGTCAAGAAAAACTCTatatcaacttgaagaagtgtACTTTCATGGCTCCTAGTGCTGAATTTTTGGGTTTTGTCATTTCAAATAAAGGGACAGCTGCTGATCCGGGAAAGATGAAGGCAATAGTAGATTGGCCAGTTCCTACTAATTTGAAGGAGATTCGCAGTTTCCATGGGCTGGCTTCATTCTATAGGCGATTTATACGGGGGTTTAGCTCTATTATGGCTCCCATCACTGATTGCATGAAGCAGGGACAGTTTCAATGGACAAAAACTACAGCTAAGGCTTTTGAAGAATTGAAGAAGCGAATGACTGAAGCTCCAGTACTTAGGTTGCCAGATTTTTCTAAGGTGTTTGAGATCGCATGTAATGCTTCTCATGTTGGAATTGGTGGAATTCTAAGTCAAGAAGGTCATCCTATAGCTTATTTTAGTGAAAAGTTGAATGAG GAATTTGTCCTATATACTGATCATGAGGCCTTCAAATATATAAATTCTCAAAAGAAGTTGAGTCATCGGCATGGCAAATGGGTTTCTTTCCTGCAACAATacaattttgttatcaaacacaAGGCAGGTGTTGAAAATAAGGTGGCTGATGCACTTAGCCGTGTGCATCTTATTCTAACTACTATGGTTGTTCAAGTAATTGGCTTTGATTCAGTTAAGCAAGATTATCCTCATTGCAAAGATTTCAAGGTCATATATAAGGATTTAATGGCTGGTAAACAAGCAGAATATGCTGGTTTTTCCATCCATGATGGCTATCTTTTCAAGGGTACTCTACTTTGTGTTCCTAGTACTTCACTGAGAGAGGAGTTAATTTGGGAATTACATGGTGGAGGTACTGCTAGACATTTTGGGTGTGACAAGACAATTGCCATAGTGCAAGATCGCTCCTATTGGCCGAGTATAAGACGAGATGTCGGCAAGACTGTTGCTAGATGCCGAATTTGTCAATTGGCCAAAGGGCGAAAGAAAAACACTGGTCTTTACATGCCACTACCCATTCCACATGAACCATGGCAGGATTTGAGCATGGATTTTGTCCTTGGACTACCAAGAATATTGCAAGGTTATGATTCTATACTAGTAGTTGTGGACCGATTTTCGAAAATGGCTCACTTTCTCCTATGTGCTAAGACTTCATAA